Below is a window of Humulus lupulus chromosome 2, drHumLupu1.1, whole genome shotgun sequence DNA.
CATTTCAAATTTTTCTTAGTGATGTCAGAGTTTCTAACGTTGTAAGTTTGTTGTGTATTCTTGCAGCTTTTTGTAGACCCAAAAGACTACAAATGGCTTTCTCTGGTAAACTTGGTGGCCTCCTTAGGCAAACCATTTCTCAGAATATACAGTCACCCATGGCATCTATGCTTAATTCTGTTCGTTGCATGTCATCAAAGCTTTTTGTAGGAGGTATATTAGTGAACATTGTTAAATGTCATTCTAAAGTGGGTTTATTCTATTTTGTTTAGTTAAATGCTTATTCTTTTGAACTCGGTATTTTTAGGTCTTTCATATGGAACTGATGACCAATCACTAAGAGATGCATTTTCTGGCTTTGGTGATGTTACTGAAGGTGAGTTCAATGATGTCCTTTACAGTGATCATTGTTGTCTTTCTTCATTATAAGTTCTCACAAACTATGGTGTAGCATGGAAGAtattcttcatttactgcataaTGTTTTCAGTTCTTCTGCTGAGCTATGATAGCAGCTTAAAATTCATTTTGGTTCTAATTTGCTCGGAAGAtattcttcatttactgcataaTGTTTTCAGTTCTTCTGCCGAGCTATGATAGCCGCTTAAAATTCATTTTGGCTCTAATTTGCTCTGCATTGGTAGCTGAGCAAATTAAATCTATTCTCAATCCCACCGTCTGGCTCACTTCTAGTTTTTACTGGGTTTATTCTCGTTTAAAACCTTGCTTGGTAGAGATATTTTGCTAATTTGTGTTCTTGGCTTCTTCAAATCAAGGCCTTGTGCCCCAAAAAATTTATGTGGTATTGGTCATTGAATGTCAGTTCTTGTCTAGACTTGGCATAGGTTATTCTTAAAACTAAGTCTCAGCTCTAAgctattgttttaaaaaaattgtgtTCCAATCAAACTTCTGTATGTAGTTCACATCTGTTGTAAACATTACTGTTTTTATATGCATATGTTCAACTTTAAAAAAGTATTACCTGTTTGCATTGCTACATCATGAGTAGTAGGAGCTTGATCCATAAAATGTTTCTAAGTTGTTTATTGAATTCATTCTTCCTTGTGCTACTACTTTCCTATCTCTgatttttcatttcttttcttctcttaatGTGCTATTGCCATATTATTCTCTGTTTTTCCCCATTTATCATCGGCATGTTTTGATTTCAGCAACATATTGACTTCATTTTGTGCTTGCTTGTGGTCTGCAGCTAGGGTTATATGTGACCGAGAATCTGGTCGGTCGAGGGGTTTTGGTTTTGTTAGCTTCTCCAGCGATGATTCCGCAAGCTCAGCATTGACTTCCATGGACGGTCAGGTAAGAACACGATTAATGTTATTGCATTGGCTTCAAGTCTATTACGCATATGTAAATTGTAATTCTTAATCATTTTCAGGCTTTACAAGGAAGAAACATCCGTGTAACGTACGCTACCGAACGATCTGGCCCGCCTCGTAACAACTTTGGcggcggtggcggtggcggttACCGTGGTGGTAACTCTAGGGAGGATGACTTTTAAGCTCTGCTCGCGTGGTGTCGACTGGTTTCCGGCTTTAATAGTTTCTTAGGTTTTATGGtttcatgattatttaattaattagctGAACTATGGAATGTTTATGTTCACTTTATACAAAGTGTTTGCCGGTTTCTTGTTATATATTTGTGCCATTTAGCATATGTTTTCTTGATTCTGATCAAACAGGTCTCTATATATATGGTGCTCACAGGGAGCTATGTATACAGACAAGTCAATGAG
It encodes the following:
- the LOC133819830 gene encoding glycine-rich RNA-binding protein 4, mitochondrial; the protein is MAFSGKLGGLLRQTISQNIQSPMASMLNSVRCMSSKLFVGGLSYGTDDQSLRDAFSGFGDVTEARVICDRESGRSRGFGFVSFSSDDSASSALTSMDGQALQGRNIRVTYATERSGPPRNNFGGGGGGGYRGGNSREDDF